One Vicia villosa cultivar HV-30 ecotype Madison, WI linkage group LG5, Vvil1.0, whole genome shotgun sequence genomic window, aaggattccagaaacgctttcagagaaaaaggtggaacaatcattccttttggaaggattatttcaaatcttttggtgcattcaaagattgttgaaagcttggaatctgaaggtattgtgaaagaccttgctgtcacatctggggcttgtctgaatgcattcactttgaagaagatgaaagtaattaagactatcagtaagactcctcaacctcttactGATACAAGAATTagaagagcacctgttcttgctgagtttgaaaccttcttcaactgtgaggtacctgtagtcaaaactaggtatctgttatcacaagaagaaaataaatatctcaaaaatcaagagaagggtgctccaatgaaaataaataagaagaaggaagaaaggactaaaagaaaacatgattatccttctgctgtctctaagaaacaagatgtttctaaagaggtcattgcaaaggttgctaagtctgtctctgatgagtttgagaagaaagggaaagaagctgttgagaagaagaaaacaagaaaaaggaagatgattcttcaagagtctgatgaagaaaatgtctctcaagaggctgagaatcaaccagaagttctggcatatgtcagaaggaaagaaatcgctagcggcaaagcaaagattattgaagagccgaagagtaagaagcagaagaagactgaggatgtggccaaagcttttctgagaggttccaaaggtatatgcatttctgaacctgattttgttcctgctgttcgttcagaagttgcaccaatagaggttgtccctacacctgaaccagaaaaagccacatcagaatcacctgtctttgtccatgttcttacacctccatcttctcctataaccattccttcctctccacctaccataaatcctgttctggatataccaccccttcaaactctctttccatctcaaccttctctcaatgccacccttgaacatactccctccacctctcaaaacaatctttgtgattctcctcttccaacctctgcatcacatgagcagctgctccgtgattgcaactacactcccaagcctcgtcctgaagctgaagtggtagtgttagattctgatactgaagcagaatcttcttataggttggatagagaacctcatccgtacttcacttccaaccctgccttttcaaaaacccaaataaaattccgccctgtatatcctattggtgtagtttttgaaaacataaagaggaatctcagaagtatctttgatactctcagaattgctgaaagttctggattgaatgatgttgctatgcggaacttctggaggatctttcgcagagaatcagatgctctgtttttagaacttcaggaagcctgtgtagctgctgccccacggcctcgtggaattctgaggaattatgaagacttctggtttgctagtctcaaaggaagacatctgttggaagagaaacccttcttggatgagatggaacaattaagactggctgctgaaatggaagcaaatccatgcagggatatcgttatctttattcctgattatcctgttctgctcggagacttcaagactctctttgactatctgagggaaaacccttcggagaaagacccaagcttggtcattccagaagttgttgacccaccagaagttgaaggtccttctgctcccaggaatctagctgccattcttcaggcacttgagaatggagactcggaaattcctgctgcagaatatggagatgcttccatgcaagaagcagatgttgaagatcatgttgctgaatcagatcctgttgaggacatccctgcaaatgatctatccatggaagctatagatcaagttgctattcctgtggttgaaagcgttgaagcttcttctgatgaatcttctcgtcttacaaggactctagaagaaattcagaagagacaggatgagcaaagctcactcaatgctgagtatagagctttcatggtgaggcaagatggacacaacaatgaggttcaagagatgctggccaagatcttgtcaaggctagggccatcttagattgagtctgtgttgtttctttcttttcgttgcatctgtttttgtgcatctgatcttacttatcttcatgtacttctgtacctgctgtttgaacttcaatgaaatcatcttcttcctccgtgtgtttcgttttgtttgtctctgcatcttttttgttttttgatgatatgacaaaaagggggagaaatatgtgataaatgatttgatttaatcagttgcttttactaacaagaactgcaagttctatatggttcaagtgttttgcaggtataaagaagtgaagagaatcttcaaagcaaacacaagaagcaaaaccataagaagtgttattctctaaaaagaataagctcatggaaactgaagcaagccgagtgctgtcaagcttcagaaatcagaagcaagaaagaagaataaatcagaagcactgataatagaatttgatccatatttgtctatttgctctgacaaaattctatttgctctgatacattatttcagcctatatggctctgatacatatcatgtgttctaatatacattttatgttctgactcgttcatgctgacttttgtcgtttagtttttgttctgtaacatttcaggatgtagagatgctctgatgatgctctggtacattcaacaatgttctgatacaaatctagcatgaagtgatgttggtagaaattcaagctctgaagctatccgagggaagcagaaatcagaagctgtgaatgttctaaagatccagaaaactcaagttctgaagctgtcctaaatggaagcagaaatcagaagctgtgaatgttctgaagatcaaagaaattcaagttctgaagttgtcctaaatggaagcagaaatcagaagctgtgaatgttctgaagatcaaagaaattcaagttctgaagctgtcctagatggaagcagaaatcagaagctgtgagtgttctagggatctaaagaaattctagttctgaagctgtccaatggaagcagaagtcagaagctatgaattctctgaagacagaagcttatgtgatcgtctctaccgaaataatcagggaagtcttttattaaagttcttcgagtatttatttcagggggagattatttatctcagggggagattgttaatctcagggggagacatattcatatgcttatgctatagctgtgtaatttgtctttttccgtctgctctttctgatcgcaaattcatatcatttatatatgtttttgtcatcatcaaaaagggggagattgttagaacaagatttgttctgatcaattatcttagttttgatgataacaataatatgaattttgcttaagataatatggtactctaatccaatgcaatttccttttcaggaaatatataaagagtatgcataattcagcgctcagaagctttgtctcaaagggttcagcatgcaacatcagaacatggtctggcaagacatcagaagatggtcgaagcagaatcagaacatgggtctatggaagcatcagaagaacatgagatcagaagcactgaagttctgatggtatcacgctcagaagcacttcaaggtcagaagatcagaagatgctttgcaccaagctgtttgactctgatgatattcaaacgttgtattcacaaacatcagatcagaaggaagtacaagtggcaagctacgctgactgacaaaaggaacgttaaaagctattataggcaacgtcagtagacacggcgtgaacaaggctcgaggtagttgacaaaagcgtataacattaaatgcgatgctgtacggaacacgcaaagcattaaatgcactcaacggtcatcttctccaacgcctataaatatgaagttctgatgagaagcaaggttaacgattctgaacaaaacaactcatattaacttgctgaaactctgttctattcaaagctcagaatcttcatcttcatcaaagctcactacattgctgttgtaatatattagtgagattaagcttaaacgttaagagaaatatcacagtttgtgattatagcttttaagaagcaattgtaatactcttagaattgattacattaagttgtaaggaactagagtgatcgtgtggatcagaatactctaggaagtcttagaggttatctaagcaggttgtaactagagtgatcgtgtggatcagaatactctagaaaagtcttagagggtatctaagcagttgttcctggagtgatcagtgtgtgatcagaagactctggaagacttagttgctgactaagtggagaaccattgtaatccgtgcgattagtggattaaatcctcagttgaggtaaatcatctctgcgggggtggactggagtagtttagttaacaacgaaccaggataaaaataactgtgcaatttatttttatctgtcaagtttttaaagctacacttattcaaaccccccctttctaagtgtttttctatccttcagacgtATTTAGCTCATGGTTGTTGAACTCAAGCTTCCCTTCCCTGTCAAGGGATGGCGAGTGGTATTCAATCTTCATAACATTGCGATTGTCTCCATATGGTAGAAGCTTCTGCAGTGTGTATTGCAGATCTTCCAGAGGGATGTTATTCGGGTTGAGCAGAGCAGGTGGCCAGTAACGAACAGCTTGATATTCGGTGATGGATGAGAAAAAAAGGGATTGTACCTGCAAGATACTCCGATGccaaattaaaagagaaaataaaggtACAACAGAAAGTATGAAGTTTTAGTCAAAGTTTGGATTACCTTGCCTTATAGGAGTAGATGGCTATTTATAATGTTCTCTTTGAGGTGGTAGGTCGTCCTATTTTTATGGGCTTGGACGTGATTTTCGGGCCCAGATTATAGGAAATAATGGAACCGTTCGTGATTAGCCAAGCAAGGGGAACTAACTGTTGGCAGGGACGGAGGCCCGGCGTGCTCGGATAGTCTTGTGTTATGGGAGACCTGTTGATGAGTCTTTCTAGGTCGAAGGGGAAGTTCTTCCTCTCCTTGCTCTAAAGAGTGTCCTAACGCTAATTGGGCCTCTTCACGCTAACTAATGGGTTGGGCCAATTTGGGACAATTGGGCTAGTCCATAATAGGTGTACTCATTGATCTTAAATTATTCTTTTTGGTGTATCGTCGGTAAAGTGAACATTTCTAACATGCCAAATGATGTTCATTTTGATTTTTTGTGTTTGGTATGAAACAATATGACAAGTGATTTATATTTATAGTAGTGGGAGATTAATATGGACCTTACAAACCCTATCTTGTACCAAGACACATTCCAAAAATATAAATCTGGAACCTCCGTTTACTCCGCAAATATATTTCCAAAACCTTCCTTGGCAtaacaaaatagaaaaagaacAGGATAGAAACATGTAATCAATGCATTTTTTTGGGCctatttcaatatatatataaatatatatatatatatatatatatatatatatatatatatatattatagacaCCAAAATACATTAATACAATATCACTTAAAAAAAACTACTAAAATGAACATAAACACTTGTCACCTATCAAATCTACAATTATTGGTGGTACCCATTTgacttttgtttatttatttttctttgaatcTTGCTCAATTTGGTAAAATCTTGCATCTTTTCAACAAATTGATCCGACGAAGTCTTGACTTTTGTTGTATAATGAGACGTCCACTCCGGTGATGTAAGTGGTATAAGGTGTTCCCGTTTCAAATAAATTTGAACAAAATATCGTGGATTTGAAACTCATCCAACATAGATGATACAATCATTTGGATTTGTAGGTGGAGCAATGCGCAGTGGTACAAAGGTTTATGAAAAATGGTATCTTGTAAGATCAatacgcacttgctattagatgacctaTTTCATGAAAGCGCATCCATATATCCTAGGATCCAAGTCCACTAATGCAAGGTACAAGAGAGTGATAAATCTCTTCAACTTTTTCTTTATTCCCGAACACCCGTgtgtataattatgtattgatCCTTAACTCTTGGATAAGAGTATGGAGGATAAGTGTGTGATCATCTTCTCTTTATCGAGTAAATTTGAAACAGTCAAAAAATCACAGTTACTGTCACCCTTGACATTGACGATCCATTCAATGTAATTGTGCATAAAAATTGGCATCTCCTAAATGAATGAGATTTTTGGTGGAGGCGGTGAAGGAGGTGGTTTTCTAATACGAACTCTTTTGAAAATACTTTTTTAAGATTTCAAAGTTGGTGAATCAGGAAAAAGTTtatcaacatgttcaaaatatGATGGGCTATGCATTGTTGAATTTTCACTCGGTGTAGGTTCGGCCTTTTTAggtgcttttttttttgtttttatcggTTAAGAGGGTGGATTCAAGTTTGTGGTCCCCCGAAATGTAATCTTCCTCAATTGCTCTTTGATTTGGAGTTTCGTGTTGTCATCggcttttaaaaatatttcttgtATCACTTATCATTCAGTCAAGATGAGGATATTCAATTTATTGTCTTTCAtgataccatcatcatcaaaacggAGTCTTTTCCAATGATTGGAGAATTTGTCCATTCGTATCGGGCTATCAAGTTTCACCTTCTTAGATATAACACAAGCACGTGGGAGACCATAGGTTCTCACACATGTACAACCGCACTTTGAGCTATTGGAACCTAAATTATGAGCTCGTTTGACTTtgtgaaaaatataatttaaagttTATCGAGATATGTTGCCGACCAACTAAGAATAAAGAGTGTTGTCTTTGAACATGTGTTCCAACACTGTGATACTACGACCAAATGATTTTTGTATCCCATTATGCTAGTTTTGTATCATTTGGTTCACAGAATCTCAATCCGCAAAGAAATCACCCTTGTTATTTTCCAACCTATTCTCCAAACAAGCATGAACACACTCAAATCGATTTGTTGTTGTATTTCCAATGTGTCTAACCTGATCGGTTCAAGCACAAACAATTTACTCCTTTACTAGGTCCAAAATTCtatttcaacatatttcaataaagCAAGATATTTCCCGCACACCTTTATGTAATGTATAATAACAGCAACGTATAGATCTAGAAACATTTATTATAGCATTCAATGCAATCCATAATttcgggtgcagttaccgtgcatagataaaaatctatgcaccgtgcatagattattatggacccttggatcattagatcaaattctagacatcaattgttattactcaatacttaatactcaccactcaatactcaatactggattaaaaacatgatccaatgacttatatagacttatgcatggtgcataaggaaaatccttatgcatattagccaaagcccatAATTTCTCCACAATATACTCCGCCTTGATCATTTTTCCATCAGCAACCTCTAATCACAACACCAAACCCCAATTTGAATGTCTCTTCACGAATCCATTATAGCATGTGATCACGGAATTCATACtcttgtttatttttaaaatggtttCCAATATCTACAACCTTCACATTACATGTGAAGCATCCTAAGACACAATAGGCTTGGTGATAGCATCgagatgcaccatacctaatgaaagcaaaaacataaaataataagaatcatCCATAACAAAAAAATATTGCTGGAAAATAAGCACAAACAATTTCTGAAAAATGCATATTCTATCTAATGAATTCATAGAGAATCCGAAAAATACACTTGCGGTTACTGCGTGACTTTTTTTGCTTCAAATCCATATTAATGTGAGCAATGAGAGTTGAAATGATTGAACTTTACATTAAATTTCAACTCCTTTAGCTCCTTTTGATTTGATGAAACACAAGAATTTATGGAGATTTGGAGTGAAAAACTTAATTGAGAATGGATAGATTTTTGAAAAGGGTTTAAGGGGAAAAAATGGAAATAAACTCTTATCATGCATGTGGTTGTTTTTAGCAATTTCATATTTGATTTTTCCGGAGACACTTCTCCGAAATAATCTGAGATGCAAAGGTGTCAGTATTCCAAATTCCCCGCTTAAATATACCGGAGGTACATCTCCAAATTTCTCTTGTAATAGTTAATTcgcaatttattttatcaaactCCCAGAAATGTATctctggaaaaaaaattatttgactgTAGAGTAGAACCAAATTTGCTtgtttgtgttttatgcaaatgGTACGTCCAAAAATATATTTCCGGCTGCATTACCCTTGAACCCATATTGACCAGCCCATTTATAAAAATGACAAAACTTAAGTACAATtttttaggtgtggttcttactattttccaatgaaaatatgacaagtgtataatttcctcTTACATATATACAAATTTCTCATATTTTCACACactaaataatatttaagtatatttgtcatatttttattgaaaaataataaaaaccacacctaaagaattgtacttAAGTTTTATCCTTTATTAAAACCCGTTTAGTAGGGCCAGTTCTGGACCCGCTTGCGGGTCTTGATCAACCCTAATCCAAACACAACAGAAACATTAATGATTCCAGGCTTAACTGTGTACTTAGCTCGTATTTGTTAATTGATTTAGAAGAGCAAAACCCGCACCTAACGAAAAAATACCACATAAAAAAAACAAGTTCTTGTACTATACCATTTTAGTATACCAGTCAAGTACAGTATAAATGGGAAAAAAAAACAGGTAGCTTACTTCTATTCTGCTTCCTACGGTTTAGTTGGCTGTTATTTCTAGTACAGCAGAAACTAAAGCAATAGACAAGACGGATAAGCCAATTTGCAACAGCCTGCTGAGCCTTGGTACAAATTAGGCAAGTGCAAAGAAACTGCACGAATATTGACAAGACACCCTTAGCAACCAACAATTCTGTTGATTTCACACCAATGTTTTAAACATGAACAAAGATTTCACTTGGATTTACAAGCACGCAAAAGGAAAAAATATATGTACAAGATTAAGTAGATAACTACATGATGTTCCTCTTTAACGAGTAAACATCATCTTCCCTCTTTCTTACTACGCACCCTCTCTTAAACACAATTGTACCGACTTCGTGGGAAATTATTCACTTATTTTCATAACCATCTTCTGTACAGGCCACCATGCTTGACACATGAGTGTCAAGCTGGCTTAGCAAGCACGCGACTCTGAAACTGGCAGCCGCCTTGTCATTGGAACACTACTACTGGATGCTTTTAAGGATGCAAAAAGGCAAGATAACCGTGCTATCATGGGCTTAGTCTTTGGAACTTTAGGAACAATAGCTAGCTCCATACTTGTATCAGACGTACTATGATAGCCTTCAAGATCATCTTTGGTTATGAGAACTGTGTCTCCAGAAGGAGATGGTGGTAAAGGAGAAGGTCTTTGATTGTTATAGCTTTGAACAGCCTGTGGTAAAGGAGAAGGTCTTTGGTTGTTATAACTTTGAACAGCCTGCATACAATACATGCATAGATTATACAAAAACTGAATGCTAGGAAATAAATCATTACCATAAAAGCACAACAATTGTTATATTGCGTCATTGGCCTTCTAGAAAGTAGaagagcaaaaataaataaataaataaatattctaaAACTGGGTATACCTTCCACTGTGATGGTGCTAGTAGCACTCTAGGTCTTCGAGACCGCACATACTCAAGGGCAGCCGCAGGAGTCATGTGCTTGTATTCAACCTGAAAAACGGGAATAGAATACATGGTAATCAATCAGCCCCTCAAAGCTTCGACTGGTGCCACAACTTTTAATCAGAAAGATCAGGAGCTTACCAAATAACAAAGCACAATTGTTGTACTCCTCCCACGTCCAGCTTTACAGTGAACGTAAGTTGTTTTACCACAAGTAGCATTATCtgtattaaatacaaaagtaAGATAAACCACACAAGCAAAACTATTTTCCAGGACACAAAACATAACTAAGAACCACATTGATAGATGGATTTACACCCCTTcccaaaattaaacaaaatttaaaaaacccACTATGAATGAACTGCACAGCCCGGTTGATATCCACAAATGAGGGAGCAAAGAGATAATCTCTTGTGGGAATTACCAAATGATCGATCCCGTGAGCCTAAAACAAATCaagcaaacaaacaaagcaaTCAGAAATGGtcataaacaaaattaaaaatagcaAAGACATAAGAAACTATCGTGGTAATGCAAAAATTCATTTTTCATGTATTAATTATACACAAACAAAATAGATATACTTGCACGCATTCATCAGAGACTCCAAAAATAGGTCATTTTGTTTTTGTAACACACAATTAGCTCAAAAAGTGCAAAGAAAATACATACTTCAAGAAAAAGGGCATAACACTTACACGATACAATGAAGATGGTACCAAAGTTTCATATGGTTCATTCAAAGTAATTACACCGCCAACACCAAGGTTCTTCAAGTGAGGAACATCTTTAGGAAACGGTACTGCACCCAGCAACAAAAACTAGAAGTAACAACAAACAAGTGTTTAATTTAACAACAACCACGCCAAAATCACCTATCGATCAAAGAACATTCAATACCACAGCCACCCTAACTAGTCATTCATTTTCAAAACATCGACAAATCATtctaagcaaaaaaaaaaaaagaaaagcaatTTCACTTCCAAATTACACTAAGCATATGTTTGGAACTACGTTTGTGTGACATTCTCGCGTCCCGAGGCACTTTCAACGTGGAAAATGGGAAGCTGGAAAATGGAGCTTTTGCTTAACGTGGTCACTTGACGCGATTTTGTTAAACTTGATGAAAATCCAAACATAcactaaatcaaaatcaaaacaacaaaaacaaaaaacccaTCACTAAAATACAGAAAAGGCAAAACCTCATCAATTTGATCCCACCATCTGAACTCAGCTTCCATTTTATTCCTCAGCACGTTATACAAAAGTGTAGGATAAAACAGAATCCGTGCACCTGCACCAACCAACGCTCTCTTCGCATCAACCCTAACAATTTGTCTCTCCAAATTCTCTTCTTCATCCCTACTACACTCTGCATCATCCAATTCCTCAATCTTCATCGctgaaaaaccctaaaaaaaacacaATCGTGATTCCGATTCACATAAATGAAAACCCTAAAATTGAATAATTGAAAGGAATCTTAGTTACCTTATTGATGGAATTGGAGTCAAGAAGAAGCAAAATCGAAAATTGGCGATAAATGGAAAATCGATGTGAGAGGAGAAAAAGGAATTGGGAACGACGTTAATAATCAAAGTGTTTCACAAGAAGAAGAGTGGAGTCTAGTCTAGAGAGTGGAAATTAGAAAGGACCTAATCAGAAATGCCCTTGGAATAAGGTATTACCAAACATACCCTTCTTTCTAGTCTAAAGCGACATGTCGAGGTGTCCATTTTtggtaattaatttattaataaaactcATCTAACTTTGGTCTATTTTCTCTTTATTGTGTTTGTATCCGCGGTGGACAGAATTGATTCTAACATAATTGAATTTGGTATAATTGATtttgggccagtttgtttcagctttaaaaaaatgaattttttctttgtatttttgaaaatagattttctaaaaccgtttttcaaaatattacaagtttttttatattcgttttttctaaaatgaaacattaattttgacatcttataacataaacatacataattgaagaccaaaacttagtcaaaatcataattttttcaaaaagttgtatttcaaaaatgatttttatg contains:
- the LOC131603803 gene encoding phosphatidylglycerophosphate phosphatase PTPMT2-like; translation: MKIEELDDAECSRDEEENLERQIVRVDAKRALVGAGARILFYPTLLYNVLRNKMEAEFRWWDQIDEFLLLGAVPFPKDVPHLKNLGVGGVITLNEPYETLVPSSLYRAHGIDHLVIPTRDYLFAPSFVDINRAVQFIHNNATCGKTTYVHCKAGRGRSTTIVLCYLVEYKHMTPAAALEYVRSRRPRVLLAPSQWKAVQSYNNQRPSPLPQAVQSYNNQRPSPLPPSPSGDTVLITKDDLEGYHSTSDTSMELAIVPKVPKTKPMIARLSCLFASLKASSSSVPMTRRLPVSESRAC